The Anolis carolinensis isolate JA03-04 chromosome 2, rAnoCar3.1.pri, whole genome shotgun sequence genome contains the following window.
CATGGTTTAGGCCTCCAAAGAAAAGGGACAAGCAAAGTCTGTCATGCTtttcaatgctagaaatttggagacttgGGGGCTTCTAGAGGGGCAGAATTCTCATCTAGAGGGGCGATTGTTTCATATTGTCATAACCACATAGCTACATCCTGAGGTATACAGAAAGCAAGATtacctattaaaataaatatttgtaaaaaaTCATTAAGACAACATGAAATAAATCCTGCAGATaaacattttcctgcttcttggcaaagggttggactgaatggcccatgagatctcttccaactctatctatataaaagaatgatggaatcccggcgaccaacaaaagaacaaaactaaaggctccccaacctcgaaatttgataacacaacccatcatccatgcccccaggttgatacaacaaaaagaaaagaaaaataaagtcctaattagagggagagcaataattgtttttatccaattgctgccagttagaaggctaagttctgcccacacatgaccttggaggagtctacggacaacgccagctcttcggcttagaaatggagatgagccccaactcccagagtcagacacgactggacttaatgtcaggggaaaacctttaccttaactaccacctcaatactttatttcccataccaccatacttcgccacagcaacgcatggccgggcacagctagtgattctatatTTTTTATGGTACCTGCTTATTAAACCTCCCTacctcctacacacacacattttgaacATAAGTCTCATGTTCCAGTCTGGTACTTGTTAAACTATGCTGGCTCTTTCAAATCAATGCTTACTAAATCAATGATGTGAAGAATGAAACATAGTGATAGAAAATTATTGGAACAGTTAATCTGGTTAATGTAGATACATATATAAAgttaatgcaaaatatttttgttgcatATTTCATACATTTCTAATATGTGCAAAGTATATTAACCAGATTTTGGGAAGCAAAATGTAGCAATATAGGGTAAGTCTGACATCTAATCACAGAAAGAAGTGATAGGTGGAATGCCTCTGTTTGAGTGAAATGTACAAAAAGTACAACATACAATGTAATATAAATAGGATatgatgtatatgtgtgtgtgtgtgtgtatacacacatacacacacacacacacatatatgcacagtagagtcttgcttagtcaatgttttgtagtcaatgttttcaatacattgcgatgttttggtgctaaattcataaatacagtaattactacataatgttaccatgcattgaactgctttttctgtcgatttttgaaacatgatgttttggtgcttaatttgtaaaatcatagcgtaatttgacgtttaataggcttttccttaatccttccttattatctaatatttttgcttatttaacattctgctggcccatttatgtaggataagtgagactctactgtatatattagagTTAATGTAGGGAGGCGAGGTTTCTCTGGAACACTGGCCACAATCAGACTATTGATTCAGTACCATGGGCATAGTCAaaatcagcaccatggacagagcTCAGCCCTATTAATTTTGCTCTAGTTGGATAGCACAGACTTCACTAGgactaaagccccttccacactgcccctatatcctaggatgtgatcccaaattatctttttgtcccagattatttggcagtggagactcatataatccagtttaaatcagacaatctgggatcagatcctgggacatagggcagtgtagaaggggcctatgtctcATGAGATATAAAGTAGAAACCTCTTTCTGCTGTAGAACCACAATGTCCCCATGTTGAGCCTATGACTCTCCATGGGTTTCCCTTCCTTTTGGGAGTAACTtcaggagagaaaaaaatgtcCTGGTGTCTCTGTTACTGCACCAGTAGCATAATAACAGTTCCCACACATCTTCTATCCATACAATGTGGTCACTTAAGAATAAAATAGCATCTTCCTTCATTGCAAATGTAGCTTGCATACCTGAAGTATTATCTCTTGTTTACAATCTTGCTTTTTCTgtttcatgtgttgtcgaaggctttcatggccaggatcacagggttgttgtatgttttccaggctgtatggccatgttccagaatcatagaatagtagagttggaagagacctcatgggccatccagtccaaccccctgccaagaagcaggaaatcacattcatagcaccaccgacagatggccatccagcctctgcttaaaagcctccaaagaaggagcctccaccacggccccggggagagagttccactgccgaacagccctcatagtgaggaagttcttcctgatgttcaggtggaatctcctttcctgtagtttgaagccattgttccgtgtcctagtctgcagggcagcagaaaacaagtttgatccctcctccctatgacttcccctcacatatttgtacatggctatcatgtctcctctcagcattctcttctgcaggctaaacatgcccagttctttaagcctctcctcatagggcttgttctccagacctttgatcattttagttgccctcctctggacgttttccagcttgtcaacatctcccttcaactgtggtgcccaaaattggacacagtattccaggtgtggtctgatcaaggcagaatagaggggtagcatgactttcctggatctaaacactattcccctattgatgcaggccagaatcccgttggctttcttagcagccgcatcacattgctggctcatgtttaacttgttgtccacaaggactccaagatctttttcacatgtactgctgtctagccaggtgtcccccattctgtatctttgcattccattttttctgccgaagtgaagtatcctgcatttgtccctgttgaacttcattttgttagtttcggcccatctctctagtctgtcaagatcgttttgaattctgctcctttcttctggagtgttggctatccctcccagtttggtgtcgtctgcaaacttgatgatcgtgccttctaacccttcgtctaagtcattaataaagatgttgaacagaaccgggcccaggacagaaccctgtggcactccactcgtgacttctttccaagatgaggacgacgcattggtgagcaccctttgggttcgtttgcttagccaattacagatccacctaactgtagttttgtctagcccacattttactagtttgtttgccagaaggtcatgggggactttgtcgaaggccttactgaaatccaggtacgcgacatccagtattctctcctgacgtttcgcccacatctatggcaggcatcctcagaagttgtgaggtatacaacctctgaggatgcctgccatagatgtgggcgaaacgtcaggagagaatacttctggaacatggccatacagcccagaaaacatacaacaaccctttcctGTTTCACTTTGAGAACTAAAATCATCTACACATGTGCTATAATTGCTATTAGCTCATTGCAATGTGAGCTCATAAATGTGTTGTAATTGTCAGGATTTGTAAGTTACACAGCATTTATTTAAGTGATAATATGATCAATGTCTCAGGCTTAACCATTGGTGTCATTGTAATTGGGGTGTGGTGGCTAGTGCTGAGGCTATagtatatagcagtggttctctactTTCCTAATGCCGGGACCCTTTAAtaaagttcctcatgttgtggtgacccccaatcataaaattattttcattgctactttatTACTgtgattttgctactgttatgaattgtaatgtaaatatccgatatgcaggatgcattttcattgctACAAATTGAACATAATGAAAGCATACTTATTAATCACAAAACAATATGTAAttatatattgtgaaatatttatttctaattacaaataaatgatttttttcttgaaGCATGATGTAGCATGGGTAACAGTCTTAATATAACAACAGTAAGCTACATTGCTACATTTTGTGACAGTATGTGTAAAAAGTCAAAGGTCGAGATTGCTTCTTTCTCACCAGATCAGAAATTCTCAGGGCAGTCTTTACAAGAGAACAATGAAGATCATCTTCCACTTCTGTATTTAGAGATAACACAAAGCCTTTTGGTCCCAttcgtttttttgtttttgcaaaggagaCCACCAAAATCCACCCTTAAACACCTGCCAATCTTGCACTAAAAGAAAGGGATGTAAGGCATGGATTTCACAGCCTTCAGGATGGACCATCCTTTAGGACTATCCATGTTTGTGTAACAATGTTGTTCTTCAGACCGCAGGCTGTCCCTGGGTTACAAATGACTcccagttaagaatggggctgagacaacagggaaGTTCACTCTTGAAAGGGTTATCAAGGGGAAAgtgtctccactggagctttatatccaattcttgtttccatttttttttcaaaatccaattctcacagggacggaaagtgatgtgacatcttctgaacaggaacagagacagcaaaacagacaccacagggatgtcaatcttccctatgctatttaaagtttatatgtgtatatatatgtgtgtgtgtgtctgtgtgttctgggaaccacaatttaaaaaagatatattgacaaactggaacttatccagaggagggcaactaaaatgatcagaggtctggaGACCTTAAattcctatgaggaacagcttaaagagctgggaagagatagttgagaggaggcatgattgccatgtttcaatatttgaaagtgtgtcatgaggaagagggagcaggcttgtttcctACTGCCCTCGAGAGCAGGACTAGGAGAAATGGTCTTGAacagcaggaaaggagattctacttgaacattaagaagaacttcctaaccataAGAACTGTTAAattgtggaactctctgtctctgAATCTCCTCCATTGAAGGCTTTTGtactaaggctggatggccatctgtcaggggtgctttgatagcacttttcctgcatggcagaaggtgttggactagatggcccatgtgatgtcttccaactctatgattctaagaggaggagggagggaggtgttCAGCATTTGGATGAGAAACTACCaaaggtactgtaggctatattccagaggaagtAACACCTGCGGATATTCCTTACCTAAGTAAACTTGAAGGCATAACAcatattttgtatgtattttgatACAGTCCACAAAAGCAGTTTTTCCAGGCTCACTGGTATGTCGCCTAACTAAAGCCAATGATTACCAGGTATCCCAAGCTAGAATGTTGAAAAGTCCCAGAATCTTCATTCCTCTTCCTGCCTTGTTTCATCACACATGCTAAGTGGTTGAGTGAACACTCCCTGTTTCACAATTACTCTCCGTGATGGTTTGAATCAGTCCTATACCAGGAAAATCCATGATCACCACACCCCAGCGTACTGCTTGTCCAGTTCGGGCCCTTAAATATTCATAACAACGTGGATTGATCTCTTTGGCCAATGCCTCAGGGTTTGTGAAGAACCCATTCCCAGAGCAAAAAGTAAGGTGCAAGACAGCCTGGCTACCGGTAGTGGCCACACTAAGATGCTCCTTCACCCGCTCCCATTTGCGCTCTGGAGAGAGAACATGCCAAGCGTCGCCAACACTGAGTTCCTCATAGGGGACTCCTAACACCTCGTTCTTTAGTTCCTCCAAGATGACAAGCTTTCCACGGACTTGACCTAAGGTAGGAAGAGCCTCTTTTGCCCAAACTTGGCCCCATCCTTCTTCATCCAAATAACGTCGCAAGCGAGGAGCAAAACCTGCATTGGGAATAATTGGGAGTTCCTCTTTCACCCTCATGAGGATCGTCTCCTGGGGGTGTTTCTGGAGGAAACTCAAGGTGTCTTTCAGGACATCAGAAAAACTGGCCTTTTGGAAGGTGTTGACATGGTAGATAAGGAAGTTGCCGCCTTCTAGTTTACAACGAATATCCAGGAAGCGTACACCAGCCACTAACTGTGCTTCAAGCGGCCAACTCTGGCATCGAATCTTTGAACCACCAAACAGACTCATGGAGTCATGAGTGCCGGGGATGGAAATTCGGGACAGAGAGAAATGGTCAGGTAAACATGACATCCAATCAGGGAGAGTAGTAGCTGGCCAAGGTGAGTTGTCAAATGCCTCCGTTTGCTCCCACTCCATGGTACAAAGGAATACGCCTGCGGGATAGGATAGGAAAAAACAGGACATTTGGTCAGATAGAAGGGATATTTCatacatattataatattttattttaaatagaccaggtaaatgtagtttctggttgcttgggaATTACCATTAAAACTACACCTAACACCATACTTCATACTATACCATATCATAAACTtagtattgacttgatatttatatttatttatttcgtgtcaaaagcattgcataataaataagtttaaaagtgataaaataaaggaatcacaaacagctaaatagttttggaccaaaagtgggcaacagcaatcgcattgtccgtagctttaaacaactcctcctccgtgcatgaggcagggcattgtgggcaagcatacattcAATATTTATATTGAAATTcactaattaccgtatatactcaaagataagccgagttttttaaaatctctttttgggggctgaaaaagtctccctcggcttataatcgggtcaagccagcagcggagcctggaggccacagtatgttttcttttcaaatcctcccttctccgcttctcctcccaggctggagttattttattttttaagaggGAGAGGgacaaggagggaatgtttttaaaagtgaaaggagagtgagtgagagcctcttgcaaaccaggaagaagaaaaatattgcatggTGGAAGGGCAAGGAatagagagactcttgcaaatttgcaggatttattattattattactattattgcaagaacgtttgagtcaatagggagggaaggagggaaagaagagcaacagaaggtgtgtatttctttttattcctaaggaaacaaaaatggggtgggttttttgggagaggaagggaagttttaaaaagccttttatggctacttttagagtttgaaaagggataaataaaagaggtgggaaaggggaggagaaaagaggacaaagctgtttttaggagggctttgcttgcatttcttccttgggcaaatgcatgccccaaatcttttaaataatatatagatttccccctacaaatacattaatttaatatatgaattttcccctcatacgtTTGCAAGTCCCTGCAAGTCCTGTAAAGATATAATTTtctatatatagagcaatgtctagatagatagatattaatatagatataggccttttaaatatgcatacacacacagatgtctagatagatgtaaacatagataaatgggacttgcaaatattgcaggagggaaatgcacagaggatttgcaaacttttcaggggggaaatgcaaatgtgaaattagtatatataatattagagctatatctagctctgcatcaattatataggcattgaatgtttgcctgttatgtTGGAAGCCAacctgaatccccatggggagatagatagagcaggataccaaggaagttgttgttgttattgttgatgatgatgataatgatgatgataattataaagttattgttgataccatattgtttttgttgaccctacttatgcacttaccgagttagcttactgtttttctttgaaatatggtaaatattcaaaaaacatttaccccacgtatgcctcagttaatgtaattttattggtatccatttttattttgaaatttaccagtagctgctgcatttcccaccctcagcttatactcgagtcaatacgttttcccagtttttgtggtaaaattaggtgcctcggcttatattcgggtcggcttatactcaagtatatacagtaaaaacaaataaagtcaaagaaagacaaagaaagacacagttttactgtattataacatTGTTTTActgcattattttaatttttatttaaagcattatTTCTGTGATTTtctgccagttgcttgagttctggttaactgtaTCTACTGAATAATTAAAGTCAGTATTTAGATTTAACCAACAATGATGCTCAAAGCTCACTTACCCAATTGGAAACCACActcctctcttctctttcttacGCCAAGTGCTCCCCAGAGTTTGGGTTCCTGATGGCAAAGGCATTGCAGAAATGATTTAATTAGCAATTCATTGGAATGATGTTGCAAGGCTTACTCAGGAATGACAGGTCTGTCAGTTTGAGCCAAAGGAGGTTCCTGCTGCTCCCATATTTTACAGTCAATCTCATAGTTCTCTTAACCAACCTGGAACCAATCCTGGCTTTTCTTTAACTTCTACCATACCCACACATATCATAGTTTCATCTGCTTGTAGCAAGATATCTCAGCTTCAATGCCAAACAGAATATAAGAGGAATTGTACTTGGCGGTGAAACACACAAACATTCTTATattggaatatttttttaaatgttattggtCTTGTTGGTAGAGGTTTGAACCTCAAATAAGGAATGGTCTTGggaaggggtctccaaactaaggcctgcaggccagatgccgctctccaaggtcatttacccagccccgtCCTAAATTTTAGAcctagggttgccctaagtctgaaaagacttgaaggtacacaacaacaacaacaacaactctaattaatttgactatttaatcagccaaaagcaggcccagacTTCCTATTTAAattctggtaagtttatgttggttaaagtcTTTCTTccctttaaatattgtattgttctttcatatttttgtacTATACATGAATTatgtgcagtgtgcgtaggaatttgttcatgtttttttttcaaactatagtccggccctccaacagtttgAGGGATCATGAATCGGCCATCATCTTTAAAAGTTCGAGGAACCCTGGTCTAGGGTGAGTCAGAGAACCTCCGGATTAAGCTAGGGATCTGGGTTTCCTAATTCTAGTCTGTCACTACAACCACTACATTTCATAAATAAGTTATGCATAGAGCTGCCAGTGGCACAGTGGTggtgcgctgagctgctgaacttgtggaccaaaaggtcccaggttcaaatcccaggagcggaatgagcgcctgctgttagccccagctcctgccaacctagcagttagaaaacatgcaaatgtgagtagattaataggtaccactccggcgggaaggtaacggtgctccatgcagtcatgctggccacatgaccttggaagtgtctatggacaacgccgtctcttcggcttagaaatggagatgagcaccacaccccagagtcagacatgactggacttaatgtcaggggaaacctttaccttagagctGCCAGATATCAGACCTTTGTCCTCAGCATCCAGTTTTCATGGAAGAGGCTGCAAATCCTCCAGTCTTGTTGTTGAGCCACGATGACCCCCCACCCGAAAGATCTAGTTTGCCAAAGGCtccattattatctatatatataaaaggataaagttgcgggcgcagtgactataacaacaaaactaaacatcccagaaatacgaaacttggcaacacaatgcaaaagccttgcctcccggttacaacaacataaccacaccacaaaaccacaatccggacccacaaaactcacaacaacacatcatgactataacaacacaactaaacgccctagaaatacaaaacttggcaacacaacgcaaaagccttgcctcccggttgtaacaacacaatcacaccacaaaaccacactggacccacaaaactcacaacaacgcatcgtgactataacaacacaactaaacaccccagaaatccgaaacttggcgacacaatgcaaaagccttccctcccagttgtaacaacacaaccacaccacaaaaccacaatccggatgcacaaaactcacaacaaagcatcgtgactataacaacacaactaaacgccacagaaatacgaaacttggcacacaactaaatgccccagaaatacaaaacttcacaagacaacgcaaaagcctttcctcccagttgtaacaacacaaccacaccacaaaaccacaatccagactcacaaaactcacaacaacgcatcgtgactatagcaacacaactaaacaccccagaaatacaaaatttgacaaaacaacgcaaaagccttgcctcccagttgtaacaacacaatcacaccacaaaaccacaatccagacccacaaaattcacaacaacgcatcgtgactataacaccacaactaaacgccccagaaatacaaaacttggcacacaactaaacgccccagaaatacaaaatttgacaacacaacgcaaaagccttgcctcccagttgtaacaacacaatcacaccacaaaaccacaatccagacccacaaaattcacaacaacgcatcatgactataacaacacaactaaactccccagaaatacgaaacctcgcaaaacaacgcaaaagccttgcctcccagttgtaacaacaaaatcacaccacaaaacacaatccggacccacaaaactcataacaatgcatcgtgactataacaccacaactaaacgccccagaaatacaaaacttggcacacaactaaacgccccagaaatacaaaatttgacaacacaacgcaaaagccttgcctcccagttgtaagaacacaaccacaccacaaaaccacaatccggacccagaaaactcacaacaacgcatcgtgactataacaacacaactaaacgccccaggaatatgaaacttggcaacacaacacaaaagccttccttcccggttgtaacaaaacaaccacaccacaaaaccacaatctggacccaaaaaactcacaacaacacattgtgactataacaacacaactaaactggatggccatctgtctgagaggtttgggtgggttcttcctccatgacaaaaagaaagaaaggggtttgactggatgcaaactacaaattccagcaccccatggcatggagtccatgcatttcaattagaggcctcttccttctccctttccccgccatccaacccattgacccagttccatggctccgcaggcaggaaaggctgggacggatagaatgaaggaaggagggagggaagggaagggaaggaacgccaaggacaagagccctccctctctgcccggaaggccaagagcaaaagacaattgatccggttatatttaccctcctttctgatcagtgtgttcttatcagcgagctcaggattggagcagagaaagggaacagcataggaataaaggaaacaaggagagcacccactctatctatccattcactcatctatccatccactcacccactaataataaacacctacacaggcaagaatcagccatgcactgagtctacaaagcaattcagtgctcatccacctccccaatccctacattcacacttggccttcaaaaaaacaattacaataataacaatgacaacaacaaccataagaatcaacaccatcacaggcaagaagcagccagacactgaggctgagaggccagtcagtgctacactgggcctccaaaaaacaatacagtagcatctaacttatccagccttcatgaccactacaacaacaacaataataaacacctacacaggcaaaaaaaaaaaagattattgtaccacaataacatgtaaaccacactcagcagaatcagacatcacgattaacaacaaaccaaagacaacagggatctcaagcaattatcaatcaacacaaaaattgaagaaggtaacagacttcaaatactactactactaatgtgagtataaagaagggtggaggtcacagcataaatacaacctaatgtagactgaccaacaccaccagactaagccacagcaacgcgtggccgggcacagctagtctatatatataaaagggtaatgaaatttcggcctaggacaaaacaacaaaactacacatcccagaaacactaaacttggcagcacaacccctcatccatgtctctacgttcatacaacaaaaagctccagctactccagataacggccaggctttgagactgcaaggctattcactgctattacacctggccaacaaaggattcccataagccacagcaacgcgtggccgggcaaagctagtctatatatataaaagggtaatgaaattttggcctaggacaaaacaacgaaactacacatcccagaaacactaaacttggcagcacaacccctcatctatgcctctacgttcatacaacaaaaagaaaagaaaaattaagtcctaattagagggagaggaagaattgtttttatcccattgctgccagttagaaagctaagc
Protein-coding sequences here:
- the LOC100567546 gene encoding 1-phosphatidylinositol phosphodiesterase: MEWEQTEAFDNSPWPATTLPDWMSCLPDHFSLSRISIPGTHDSMSLFGGSKIRCQSWPLEAQLVAGVRFLDIRCKLEGGNFLIYHVNTFQKASFSDVLKDTLSFLQKHPQETILMRVKEELPIIPNAGFAPRLRRYLDEEGWGQVWAKEALPTLGQVRGKLVILEELKNEVLGVPYEELSVGDAWHVLSPERKWERVKEHLSVATTGSQAVLHLTFCSGNGFFTNPEALAKEINPRCYEYLRARTGQAVRWGVVIMDFPGIGLIQTITESNCETGSVHSTT